CAACTGTGGCTCACCGCCTGGTTGGTCAGCAGCAGCCATTACCCGGTTGAAGTATTCGACGCGCCCCTGCCCAACGGCGAGCTGGCCTTGGCGGTTGAACGCCTCAAGTCACCGGCCGTGGTGCTCTATTCAAGCCAGACCCTCAACCTCCAGCAACTGCCAAAACTACTCAACGCCATGGATTGCCCGATCCTGATTGCCGGACCAACGGTATGCATCCATAGCGTCGAGCTGGCCGTATGTACAACTGAAATCCCGGGATTGTTTCTGGCTATTGATCCGCTTGACGCCCATCAACGACTCAGCCAGCTCGGACTTTTCTAGCCCCAAGGAACCACCATGCAACTGATCTGGCTGCGCAGCGATTTGCGCCACTACGACAACACCGCCCTGGGAGCCGCTGCAGAACGCGGCCCAACCGTGGCCCTGTACCTCATCAGCCCGGAACAATGGCTGGCCCATGACGACGCTCCGTGCAAAGTCGATTTTTGGCTGCGCAACCTGCGAATCCTGAGCGACAGCCTGCAGCAGCTCAATATCCCGCTGCTGATTCGCACCGCGTCGATGTGGGATCAAGCACCCGGGGTGATCCTTGAGTTGTGCCAACAACTGGGTGTTGAAGCGGTACACGTCAATCAGGAATACGGCATCCACGAAACCCGCCGCGACCAAGCGGTTGCCCGCGCGCTCGACGCTCAGGGCATCGACTTTCACAGCTGCCTGGACCAATTGCTGTTCAAGCCCGGCAGCGTACTGACCCAAAGCGGGTCGTACTTCCAGGTGTTCGGCCAGTTCCGCAAGGTCTGCTACAGCCGTTTGCAGATAGCCTTGCCGCCGGTCACTGGCAAACCCCGGGCTCAGGCTCCACTGTCGATTAAGCGCGATGCGATTCCCGAATCGGTCACAGGCTTTGCTGCCCCAAGCGAGTCATTGCGGGCGCTATGGCCTGCCGGAGAAGACGAAGCCCGCCAGCGCCTCACACGCTTTACCGATGAGGCCATCCACGACTACAAAGAACAGCGCGACTTGCCAGCAGCCCCCGGCACCAGCCAGCTATCGGCCTACCTGGCAGCCGGTGTCATCTCACCGCGCCAATGCCTGCACGCCGCGGTGCAAAGCAACCATGGCGAGTTCGAAACTGGCAGTGCCGGCGCTTCAACCTGGATCAGCGAACTGCTGTGGCGCGAGTTCTACAAACATATTCTGGTGGGCTACCCCAGGGTTTCCCGGCACCGCGCCTTCAGGCCGGACACCGAGTGTTTACCCTGGCGTGATGCCCCCCGAGATCTGGCTGCCTGGAAAGAGGGCCGCACGGGCTTTCCGATCATTGATGCGGCCATTCGCCAGTTGCTTGCAACCGGCTGGATGCACAACCGCCTGAGGATGGTGGTGGCGATGTTCCTCACCAAAAACCTGCTGATCGACTGGCGTGAAGGCGAACGCTTTTTTATGCAGCATTTGATCGACGGTGATCTGGCCGCCAACAACGGTGGCTGGCAATGGAGTTCATCCACCGGTACCGATTCGGTGCCGTACTTCAGAATTTTCAACCCGCTGAGCCAGTCAGAACGATTCGACCCTGAAGGGCGCTTCATCAAGCACTGGCTGCCAGAGCTCGCGAACCTGAATAAAAAACACGTGCACAACCCCGCCTCGATTGGCGGGCTGTTTGGCGCGGCCAATTACCCGGCCCCCATCGTTGATTTGAGCCAAAGCCGCGAACGCGCCCTGAGCGCTTTCAAAAATCTGCCGTCACGACAAGTGACAGAGGTGAGCCATGGCTGACGTGCGGCGGATTTGGCTCACAGGCGCCAGCAGCGGGATAGGCGCGCACATGGCTGAAGAGTTGCTGGGCAGCGGCGCCCGGGTGGCGCTGACCGCCCGCACGCTGGAACCCCTGAAAGCATTGTCCGATCGCTACCCCGGGCAAGTCTTGCTGGTGCCCGGCGACCTGACCGACAGCGTGCAGGTACAGGAAATCGGCAGATGCATCGCCCAGGCATGGGGGGCGCTGGACACCGTGATCCTCAACGCCGGGACCTGTGAATATGTCGACGTCCGTCAGTTCGACGCTGCGGTGATCGAGCGCGTGGTGCGCACTAACCTGCTGGCAAGCAGCTACTGCATTGAGCGCGCGCTACCCTTGCTGCGCGCAGGCTCGCGGCCGCATCTGGTGGGCGTGGTCAGCTCTGTCACCTATTGGGCACTGCCACGCGCCGAGGCTTATGGCGCATCGAAAGCCGGCCTGCGCTACTTGCTCGAATCACTGCGTATCGACCTGGCCCAGGAGGGCATTGACGTCACACTCGTCAGCCCAGGCTTTGTCGACACCCCGCTCACCGAAAAAAACGACTTCCCGATGCCCATGCGCTGGCCTGCGCAAAAGGCGGCACAGCATATTTGCCAGCGTCTGGACAAACGCCCGCTGGAGATCGCATTTCCCGCACTGTTTATCGTAGCGCTGCGGTTGCTGGCGAACTTGCCAAAACGCCTGCAAGTTGCGCTCGGCAAACGCCTGGCCCGGACTTCTGACGGTGAATCATCATGAAAATCGCGATCATTGGCAGCGGTATTTCCGGGCTGACCTGCGGCTACTTGTTGCATAAGGCACACGACATCAGCGTGTTCGAAGCCAGTGACTGGGTCGGCGGCCACACCCATACCGTCAACGTGGATGTCAAAGGCCAGTCATATGCCGTGGACACCGGATTCATCGTGTTCAACGACTGGACCTACCCCAACTTCATCAAGCTGATGGACCAATTGGGGGTTCGCTCCAAAGCCACGCAGATGAGTTTTTCCGTCCACGACACCGACAGCAGGCTCGAATACAACGGCAACACACTCAACAGTTTGTTTGCCCAGCGCAGCAACCTCTTGTCACCCGGCTTCTGGGGCATGTTGCGCGATATTTTGCGCTTCAATCGCGAAGCCGTCCGCGACCTGGAAGAGCATCGTATTGACAGCGATATCCGGCTGGGCGACTACCTGCAGCAGCGCGGTTATGGCCGCCGCTTTATCGAGCACTACATCGTGCCGATGGGCGCGGCGATCTGGTCCATGTCGCTGGACGAGATGCAGAACTTTCCGCTGCAGTTTTTTGTGCGTTTCTTCAAAAACCACGGTTTGCTAAGCGTCACTAATCGCCCGCAATGGCGAGTGATTGAAGGCGGATCAAGCGCGTATGTGAAACCCCTGAGTGCAGGTTTTGCCGACAAGATTCGTCTGAACTGCCCGGTCAAACGTGTCGAACGCGATAAAGACGGGGTACTGATCCACAGTGCCGCCGGCAGTGAGTATTTCGACAAGGTGATTTTTGCCTGCCACAGCAATCAGGCCTTGAAAATGCTGGCGCGCCCTTCCGTGGCCGAAGCGCAAATTCTGGGTGCCATGCCCTATGCCGAAAACGATGTGGTGCTGCACACCGACACTCGCCTGTTGCCCAATCGAAAACTGGCGTGGGCAAGCTGGAATTATCGCTTGGGCAATGCCGGCCCAAGGGGCGCTGCGGTCACCTACAACATGAATATCCTGCAGGGTATTCAGAGTGAGACGACCTTCTGCGTCAGCCTTAATCAGAGCGTAGCCATCGATCCTCTCAAAATACTGGCCAGTTACACCTACGCCCATCCGCAATACAGCCTGGGCGCCGTGGCGGCTCAAGCCCGTTGGCAAGAGTTGCTGGGCGCACACCACAGTTTTTACTGTGGCGCGTATTGGGCCAACGGGTTCCATGAAGACGGTGTCGCCAGTGCGCTGCGCGTCGCGGCAGCCTTTGGCCAGCAGCTATGAACAGCGCCCTGTACAGCGGCTGGATCGCCCATCGACGCTTTGCGCCGACCACCCATGCATTCCGCTATCAAATAGGCTTGCTGTACCTGGATCTGGACGAACAAGACGCTGTCCTCGCGCTATCGCCACTGGCCGGCAAAAGCCGCTTTGCGCCGTTTTCTTTTCGTGAAACCGATTACCTGAAAACATACACGGCAACCGGCATGCGCCTGATCGATGCGGTTCGTCAGCAAGTTGCCGTGGCTTTGGGGCATACACCGCAAGGCGCGATCTGTTTGCTGACGCAAGCCCGCAGCTGGGGGTTGTCCTTCAACCCGGTGAGTTTCTTTTACTGCTACGAGGCTGACGGAAAACTGGCCGCCATCTTGTGCGAAGTCACCAATACGCCTTGGCGCGAACGCTATCACTACGTGCTCCCGGCTCAGGGTGACGGCTTTCAGCATGTCGCCGTGGCCAAAGCCTTTCACGTCTCACCCTTTCTTCCTCCCGATCTGGAATACCGCATGAGCTTCAGCCCGCCGGACACCCGGCTCGGGGTGCATATGGCGGACTGGCAGGGCGACCTGAAAATGTTCGATGCCACCCTCAACCTGCAACGCACGACGCTGGACCGCGCAGGGCTGCATCGTTACTTGCGTCAGTTCCCGTGGATGACCGCCAAAACCTGTCTGGCCATCTACTGGCAAGCCTTGCGCCTGCTGCTCAAGCGCACACCGATTTTCCCCCATCAGGCCGCCGACGGCGCCTTTCGCATTGCCGCCCTGCAACCCAAGGATCAACGCCATGAAGAGCCCTAGCCTGGTTAGTAAACCCTCACTGTCCACGGCCCATAATCTGACCAGCGCATTGCTGCGCCGCGGGGTCATGCGCCAACTGAGCCAGTTGAAAAACGGTCATCTGGTCGTGATCGAAAACGGCGAACGCCTCATGTTCGGTGATTGCAGCGCAGGCCTGGTGGCCGAAGTACACATCCACGACACAAACCTCTGGGGCATGATCGCCAGCAGCGGCTCGATTGGCGCGGGCGAAGCGTTTATCCATGGTTACTGGAGCTCACCCGACCTGACCAAGGTGGTCCGCGTACTGGTCAGCAATATGGCTGTGCTCGACGCCATGGAAGACGGGCTGGCACGCCTGGGCCGCCCGCTG
This genomic stretch from Pseudomonas deceptionensis harbors:
- the phrB gene encoding deoxyribodipyrimidine photo-lyase, giving the protein MQLIWLRSDLRHYDNTALGAAAERGPTVALYLISPEQWLAHDDAPCKVDFWLRNLRILSDSLQQLNIPLLIRTASMWDQAPGVILELCQQLGVEAVHVNQEYGIHETRRDQAVARALDAQGIDFHSCLDQLLFKPGSVLTQSGSYFQVFGQFRKVCYSRLQIALPPVTGKPRAQAPLSIKRDAIPESVTGFAAPSESLRALWPAGEDEARQRLTRFTDEAIHDYKEQRDLPAAPGTSQLSAYLAAGVISPRQCLHAAVQSNHGEFETGSAGASTWISELLWREFYKHILVGYPRVSRHRAFRPDTECLPWRDAPRDLAAWKEGRTGFPIIDAAIRQLLATGWMHNRLRMVVAMFLTKNLLIDWREGERFFMQHLIDGDLAANNGGWQWSSSTGTDSVPYFRIFNPLSQSERFDPEGRFIKHWLPELANLNKKHVHNPASIGGLFGAANYPAPIVDLSQSRERALSAFKNLPSRQVTEVSHG
- a CDS encoding SDR family NAD(P)-dependent oxidoreductase; amino-acid sequence: MADVRRIWLTGASSGIGAHMAEELLGSGARVALTARTLEPLKALSDRYPGQVLLVPGDLTDSVQVQEIGRCIAQAWGALDTVILNAGTCEYVDVRQFDAAVIERVVRTNLLASSYCIERALPLLRAGSRPHLVGVVSSVTYWALPRAEAYGASKAGLRYLLESLRIDLAQEGIDVTLVSPGFVDTPLTEKNDFPMPMRWPAQKAAQHICQRLDKRPLEIAFPALFIVALRLLANLPKRLQVALGKRLARTSDGESS
- a CDS encoding NAD(P)/FAD-dependent oxidoreductase, which codes for MKIAIIGSGISGLTCGYLLHKAHDISVFEASDWVGGHTHTVNVDVKGQSYAVDTGFIVFNDWTYPNFIKLMDQLGVRSKATQMSFSVHDTDSRLEYNGNTLNSLFAQRSNLLSPGFWGMLRDILRFNREAVRDLEEHRIDSDIRLGDYLQQRGYGRRFIEHYIVPMGAAIWSMSLDEMQNFPLQFFVRFFKNHGLLSVTNRPQWRVIEGGSSAYVKPLSAGFADKIRLNCPVKRVERDKDGVLIHSAAGSEYFDKVIFACHSNQALKMLARPSVAEAQILGAMPYAENDVVLHTDTRLLPNRKLAWASWNYRLGNAGPRGAAVTYNMNILQGIQSETTFCVSLNQSVAIDPLKILASYTYAHPQYSLGAVAAQARWQELLGAHHSFYCGAYWANGFHEDGVASALRVAAAFGQQL
- a CDS encoding DUF1365 domain-containing protein, whose translation is MNSALYSGWIAHRRFAPTTHAFRYQIGLLYLDLDEQDAVLALSPLAGKSRFAPFSFRETDYLKTYTATGMRLIDAVRQQVAVALGHTPQGAICLLTQARSWGLSFNPVSFFYCYEADGKLAAILCEVTNTPWRERYHYVLPAQGDGFQHVAVAKAFHVSPFLPPDLEYRMSFSPPDTRLGVHMADWQGDLKMFDATLNLQRTTLDRAGLHRYLRQFPWMTAKTCLAIYWQALRLLLKRTPIFPHQAADGAFRIAALQPKDQRHEEP